From Candidatus Desulfatibia profunda, the proteins below share one genomic window:
- a CDS encoding HDOD domain-containing protein, which yields MKPVLVASTDSEEAQKISKIIAQDHKVAIIESSDMLDSLVNVSAMVILDHSFYEHCGPEFFRKLLEGPHPPFLMLTPPDDIRTIVDIVEIGIGYIPKVPEYQKLLGLTANNTLAQLKENEQLKQNVLSLKQRVEELEKAQSEQRESPKGNSFPKTRLLDEKTNILDEIIVVFKRGEIELPTLPLMSIKFQEMMNIGANLQVIGAFLKQDMAISSKLISVSNSAYYRGVNESKNLGQAVGRLGLKNTKRYVDAVCNRSLYVTKNKRFLTLLESLWEHSLACAYVSQILDESLALSLENDAFTMGLLHDIGKLLLLQVIGQLQLKKKIGDQLEVSEILNTINLHHGKFGAALLKKWNFSEGFSRIAAYHDDLEKADTVSNDLLVVHFGNLMAKSMGFSLNDQGDDRKEKLDLVDTESARRLGLDDSMIDEFKHKVSGFMSELKGLLA from the coding sequence TCTTGTTGCCAGCACCGATAGCGAGGAAGCTCAAAAGATAAGTAAAATCATTGCTCAGGATCATAAGGTCGCTATTATCGAATCTTCTGATATGCTCGATTCCCTTGTCAATGTATCTGCAATGGTTATTTTAGATCATAGCTTCTACGAGCACTGCGGTCCGGAGTTTTTTAGGAAACTACTTGAAGGTCCTCACCCTCCATTTTTAATGCTCACACCTCCTGACGATATCCGCACGATCGTCGACATCGTGGAAATCGGCATCGGCTATATCCCCAAGGTTCCTGAATATCAGAAGCTGCTGGGTTTAACGGCAAATAATACGTTGGCCCAACTTAAAGAAAATGAACAGTTAAAACAGAATGTTCTGAGCTTAAAACAGCGTGTCGAGGAACTGGAAAAAGCTCAAAGCGAGCAACGGGAAAGCCCAAAAGGGAATTCTTTTCCAAAGACAAGGCTGCTCGACGAAAAAACCAATATCTTGGATGAGATTATTGTTGTTTTTAAGCGCGGGGAGATCGAACTGCCTACGCTTCCTCTGATGAGCATTAAATTTCAGGAAATGATGAATATCGGTGCAAACCTGCAGGTGATCGGTGCCTTTCTCAAGCAGGATATGGCCATTTCCTCCAAGCTGATCAGCGTATCCAACTCGGCCTACTATCGGGGTGTAAACGAAAGCAAAAACCTTGGCCAGGCCGTCGGCCGCTTGGGGCTCAAAAACACCAAACGATATGTAGATGCCGTTTGCAACCGATCCCTTTATGTCACCAAGAACAAGAGATTCTTAACACTTTTGGAATCGCTGTGGGAGCATTCACTTGCCTGTGCCTATGTTTCACAAATCCTTGATGAATCCTTAGCGCTTAGCCTGGAAAATGATGCCTTTACCATGGGTTTACTGCATGATATCGGCAAATTACTCTTATTGCAGGTTATCGGCCAGCTACAGTTGAAAAAGAAGATTGGAGATCAGCTTGAGGTTTCAGAAATATTAAATACGATTAATCTGCATCATGGAAAGTTCGGTGCGGCTCTTCTCAAAAAGTGGAATTTTTCAGAAGGTTTTTCCAGAATCGCAGCCTATCATGACGATTTGGAGAAAGCGGATACTGTTTCGAACGATTTGTTGGTTGTCCACTTCGGCAACCTGATGGCGAAATCCATGGGTTTTTCACTGAATGATCAAGGAGACGATCGGAAGGAAAAGCTGGATTTAGTTGATACTGAATCTGCCCGCCGTTTGGGATTGGACGATTCGATGATAGATGAATTTAAGCACAAGGTGTCAGGATTTATGAGCGAATTGAAAGGACTCCTTGCGTAA